Part of the Siniperca chuatsi isolate FFG_IHB_CAS linkage group LG6, ASM2008510v1, whole genome shotgun sequence genome, aaaccagaTTGAAGCTTATTTGACTTTGGCTGGGGGAAAAGGTTCTATATTAAAATTACAGTGATTTGTAAAATTAGCATTGTCAGTTTGAGtgggaaaaaatgaaattttccCCCTAAATTGCTCTTGGAAATATTGCAGGGATTGGTTAAATTAGCATGAATTTTTGTGGATGAATTGAAAGAATGAGTATTCCTGGAGGGACTGAATTACCATTGTATGTCAAAGCCTTACAATATCTCAGTATTATAGAGCAATCAAAATCAGATCAGTATTAACTTATTGTCACAGTCTAACAGATTTAATCTAATTCAAATGTTCAAAGTTGGTCACTTACAAATTACTAGACAAGAAGTTCTTCTGCCCATATGAAACTCAGAAAATGGTTTTCATATCCTTCACTCAAGTGAAGACATTAAACTCTAAGCAGAAGAATCAGTTTTTACTCTTGTTTAGGCCATGAACACCCAACCTTAAATCAACCCAGAAAtcctaaacacaaaataaatgaaatatttcatgtAAACAAACTGATTACATAGACAAGAACTCTATAGAAAAATAACTAGCAATGCacagcataaaaacacacaagaaaaatTGAGTTTCCCAAGATGGCACACAGATGTGAGAGCAATACTTGTACAATGTACTGCAATCCAAAATAACAGAAGATAATAAAGAGATGGAGATAATGCAACCCATCAGAACATCACTTCATACACTGTATCATGTAATCAAGTGTTGCGTTCACCATTTACCTTCTGTATactcaagaaaacaaaaacaaaacaaaaaaccccgGAGGCAATGTTATGTCAGTTTAATATTTCAGATTGACAAAGCCACTCAGAAGGCTTTTCTTTTAAGCATATTATTTCTGAGGCAGAACTGGGGATCAAAACACCAAACTCACATTCACCAGTTCTAACTCCAGCCACATTTTGGCCACTCAGCTTTTTAAGAGCAGCAATTTTGCTTTGCATGGTTCCAGGAGAAACAAACCAGCAGAGATAATCTGGACCAATCGGTCCCATCACAATCCCAGCATAGAAATGGTGACTGTTATTACGATagcattttaacaacattttcacagataaCCATGAGTTAACAAGTTGTATGGCTGTAAAcctatttatctatttatctaaCACCCCTTTCAGACAGGAGCTGCACATGCGGCCCCATTCCAATGAGACAGCTGTCACAGGGTCATCTGTAGTTGTCAATTTTAGCAGACTCAAGTGTGCAATGTGGTtccatttcagtttcatttatcTGCCCCTGTCTGTATGCACGTTTTCCTGCGTCTGGTCTGGTCTGCAGCTCTATGTGGAgcttcagctcattgttttggctaAAAGAGCCTGAACATTTAGCAAGTTTGAGAGCTACTTATTTTTTGAAGATGTTGGTGGATTGAACATTAGTGACCATTGAATTTACAGTCAACAAGAGATGAAACAGAAGACTGCAATGGGCTGCTCATGATAAGAACTGTTACTCATCggccaaaacaaaaaaaatcctgatAAGTTTTGAGAACAGGTTACCACTCCCCTACACTGTTAAGACTTAAGATTTTAGTGTGCACTAAAGGTTTgcaatcaaatatatttttcagaagAATCCGATATTAACTAGCCACTGACTCACCACCTCTGCCACTAATGCTACTGGGTAAGCAACATGACCACCAAGTGCTCCCAGGCAGCACAACAGACCTTCTAGCAGCTTTCAGTATTTGCAAAAACTGCTGATATCACCATTCTGAAGATTTTTGTTGGGCTGCCTGGAGGAGTCACTAAGTTCCATGACACAGCACATTTTCTTTCCACTACAGACCACACAAAGGCAGCACAGATAACTGATTCTCTACTTTTTTCCATATAACTGCTGTCAGAAATCAAAGGTTGGCAGTCAAAATGAACCTGCAGTGTTTCTGTTCAAGAAGACTTTGCCCAGCTCCAGGGAGCCCCTACAGATAATAGCAACAGTTAACTGTGAAATACAGCCTCAACTCAGAACTGGAAGATAACATCACACGAGGCTCCAAACACCACCTCTCCAAATCTTTCTGGcaaatttcaaatgtttgtgtttaattcAGCTCTGCCAAGTAAGACTGAGATCAGATAAACTATCACATTTCATTTCtatctttaaagaaaaaacaaggaaGAGAAAGCAGAGGGAATGTGATCAGGAATTTGACAGCAGGTAATGACCAAGCGTGTCCCAAAGGTTTGGAGTTACAGCAGAGGTAATTTATTGTGAGAACTCAAATTTAAGgttattttagttaatttctGTGCGATTGATTACATTGTCTTCTACTGTGCATGAAGGATGAAACTAAAATGCTTACCACAGAAGAATGAAAGACAATCAGTGGTTtgaggctacatccacactaaactaacttttaaaaaaaatggtgttttaaaatgaaaaagatctCCGTACACATGAGCATTTTAGCACTGTTTCAGAAATAATTTCCTACACTGGGCATGCGCGTGTcggtgtaaacaggaagcagattgtCTACTCTGCGGTTGGCTGGCAGAAAATACTATGAACGAAGAGCAGAAATGGCGAAAACCAGAGATTTCTTTTCTTGGACTGACGAAAAGGTGGAACTGTTACTGAAAGTAACAAGTATAAGGCCGTCAACACAGTGGAAAATATAGATTGGGAGTCATTGCAAAGCAAATACGGCAACATATTAGAGCAGTACCGGGAGCGTTATCCATTGCCGGAGGGAGCCATGGCAATTAGAAAGGAGTACCCACACAAGAAGGATGAAATCACAAAAAGGTATTCAGAGCTagctgtaatgttttgttttggcttgGTGAATTAACCGCTGGTAATCAAGgatgatgtttattttttttttctggaaaagGGTCACGTGATAGGGGCGTAACAAATCAGGGAAGTTTCCCCCCGTCCAGACTAAAACGCATTCCCGGagttttcaaactaaaacaggGTCAGCAGTGTTTTCAAAAGTCTCCGTTTGAGGGGTTCGAAAACGCTGATGTAGTGTGGACGCTAGGTGTAAACGTAGCAAAAGTTATGAGTCTTAAAACGAAAACGTactagtgtggatgtagcctgaATCATTGACATGTAGAGTACTATTACTAGGGGTGAGAACATTCAGCTGCAACACCACAGTTTGACTGAATATTTGGATACATCATCTTTGCGTGATCCACAGACATTGGCATTGCTAGTAATTAGGGAAATTACTCATTAAAAACAGGTCCAGAAATGCAGAGGGCAGTAAAAACTGAGTCCATTAGTCCAAAAATTCTTATATTGTCttgaacaataaaaacaccaaatgatGAGGCAATGGACAGGATCATACCTGAGTGGctctataaaaacaaacaaacaaaaaaaaaagaagtatagTGGGGAAGTCAAAGCATCAACAGAACAGGAAGGCTTCACATGATGGCACACTCTCTAGATGAAACCTTGCCCTGCAGGAGAAACAAAAAGGTCCagattatcttttaaaaaacatttgaggcaTCTATatggcaactttttttttttttttttttacatacttcGATTGACCATAACAAtaaggattaaaaaaaagaggaaataattACAGCCCAGATGTTTTTGAGGTGCGATAAAACACCTGACAACAATATATCAACcactatttgttgtttttattcagcaACTTCCGCAAATATGGACATTTTTGGACAATAAACATTTATGGCAAACAtgcactcagttgccagtttattagggtacacctagctaaaactaatgcagtctattACAACAGTCCTATATTTGTAAGATTGTATCCGCAATATATCTTACCTTCGTGAAGGCTATAATCATGGTTCCTacaccttcttaaacatcaaattcaaagACTTCCCAGACCCAATTCTCTGaaattcaaggacccaacaCGGCATAGTTTGCGACATGGATCAATGGTTAATTTTGgttacaacactgagaatttttataatgagaactagcagactttacagaagctcacagacaacaattaaaaagacagagacttgaatgtgtgaacacttcTCAATTATGCTGTGTTATAATGATGTTACtttatgtaaaagaaaaataaaacattttaaatcaaaagaaCTTAAATTTCTGTTCTTgcacaaaatgtataaattcaagcactttcaatgtctatttatgattattttaaaaaacttgaaaaggccttgatccccccccccctcaaatTCACCTTTCAAGGACCTGTGGGAACCCTGTATAATGATCCTTTTTGTTGAAAAATTTTAAAGAGGTGTTtaacttttaataattttgggggatgtagtttgtgctgctgttaaacTATactgcattatacagagaggtgttcaTGTTATTTAGCCTagcctcattgatataaatggggagGGTGAAATAACAAACAAGCAATACGATTTAACAGCACCACAAagtgcagcctccaaaatgactatacagttgaatcaacacctccctaacacagtttcaacaaaaacgaaacattacaaccttcatgaaggatttattgcaggactgttgtaaaAGACTggattagttttagctaggtatACCTAATAAACTAGCAGTGTAGATATTGAGGTTGGATGAATTACAGTCAAACAACCTGAATTATCAAAGCTGACAGTAACAAGTAACTTCCTTTCAAACAGTAAACTGTTGGAAATTAAATCATTACAATTGATAATTGACACCATTAATACAACTAAAAGGggttaaacatttattaaacatgTGTACTATAGTTTCCTTTCACTTCACAAGAAATTGAAAGACAATGATACAaaatatcatatcatcacaGCGGGGGTCATGAAGAAGATATTCCAAGACACAGGGCACCTAAAACATTTAGACAttcagtgtgacagtgtgtgggCATAAACCACTTTTCCCATCAGATTTCATGCTCCCATGCACCTGTTGTACGTCTGTGCATTAGACTACAAACTATTATGGATGAGAAGttgaaaaaatattgaataatttattaaattgattgattaattgaagaATAACAACAGGTATGAAAAAGCTGAATACATGTGATAGTTGCCGACATGAGCTGAAAGTATGTTTAAGTATTTGAGTGCATAGAAAAAtaaagtctgagaaaaacacaagaaagaaaatacaaaaacatgacaCTAATCACCACAACCTGAGCGTGTTTCTCTGAGGCCAGCTCACTAATAGAAATGAACAAATATGTAATCAaaagaacaacagaaaaacaaatgaacaaagtaAAAGGTGAACAAAGGAGACATAACATGAAATGGGGAAATTAAACTTTTGTATGCTTTTTACACAGGTAAATCTGGCAAGAAAAACAAGTATACTCACCGTTTGtctcacttcctcctcttcctctccgtTCTCTACCTCCACCTGAGTCTTGGTTACACTCCTTCTGGCCACCTCCTGCAGGACAGTTAGTCAGCCCACATGACTCAATACAGAAATACCATAATGCCATACTTAAGTGCCCTCGCCAAGGATAACACACAGGAACAACATTCAATATATAACATGTAGTACTCTGCGCACCAAATCAGGGACACGTAAATGTAGAGAAAACATGTATTAATCAGTTACAATTAAGTCATGCATGGATGTCTTTACCTCGCCATCAGCATTGATCAAAATGGTGACTATGTCATTTCCTGTGCCCCAGGAAGCCTGACTCTTCCACAACAAGTCAGATGGTGGACTGTGGGCCACGCCAGCATCAGCAGACCACACCTGTATACACAAAGTGCAGGTAAATACATCTTACACCATGGGCTGGGAGAATACCTGATTCTGATGGGCTGCAGggtttccattaatttctgATCTGTCTGTTTACCATTCTAAATTAATGCGCTAGCTACATGGTATCAGTGTATCTAAAATGATCTGAATatcttatttacttatttatcttatcttatttacAACACTGAGTGTAGTCTTTCAGTGCCTCATCCTCTGAACACCACAGGATGGTGACTTTAACACACAAGCTGCAAGAAGTATACTGCCCCCTCTGAACTTACATCAGTAAGATACTTACTGACtcatgcttgctcatggtgggatttgttgggtctctgtaattattataatgagtacggtctagacctgctctataggaaaagcgcaatgagataacttctgttatgaattggcgctatataaataaaattgaattgaatagaataGATTCACAAGCGATCATCTCACATCCCTTTTGCTATTCAACTTGCTACTTTAGGCTGCAGCCGACAGTACACATGGCCTATCCTTTGTTCGTGAAAATCTTGATATTGATTTGGAGACAATGACATGGCTGGATAGCTAGCTAGTCTTGTTGTTAAACATACTGccaaattatatttactgtttgtcaACTGGGCACAATATTATTGGCTTGAAAACTTGCTAGCATAACGTTAGCTTTCTAGCTCATAGCTGAGCCAGGATTCTATAAGCTGAGCGGACTGGAAATATTTCCTGTTGGCAAGTCGTATCTAAGGTTTGTCCTACTTACTGGAGTAGTGAACAACGTTTTCAGTGCATAAGAACCTTATGGAATGGTAATGATTAATGGACACCTCGTCAGGCATTAATGTAATGGACAATGGGGAGGCCAGAACCTAGCCTCCGCTGCCCGTTGGACTTACATGTAATCAAAGAAATTGTTCATACTGAAGAACtttacagaattttaaaaatctgtacatgtcaaattttaataaataatacattgtCAGTAATTTTGCTACTTCACACTGACCTTTATActacacattttacattaaaattacacaaatacaaagagttatatatatttactgaTGCCGCGGTCAGCAGGTTAAGTCTCAGTATACCCAGTCACTAACATGAAACATTACTTTGTCTTTGATTGATCTTTGTTCACGTCCCTGACTAAGCTCATCACCTTCGCATAATAACGTGTCAGTATCATTTAGATCGCTGATCTTTAGCTTCAACACTGTCAGAGGTAGTTTATCTCCCAGCACTATTTTGTTGGTAGAAAGTAGGTCCAACTAAAACTGTTCAAGCTCTGTTAATTATCCTGAGTGAGGTTGTGTTTGGAAAGACATATTGCTGTTGACTTTCTCAAATGTCCTTTTTCAATAGGTTCCATTCACCCCCATTGTACATTGGTGGCAGCAGAGATCTTGAAAATACTACTACACATCCATTGGATTAAGTGAGAGAAATtcttttgtgagtgtgtgaactGAATCTTTATGCCTAGATACAAAATTATACAAGCAAAGCAAAATTAATGAAAGAataattttcatgaaaaaacacaaagcccCTTTACACTGAagacagcacatacacacacattctcttcTACTTCATATTTCTCACCGTAACTGACTGCTGAGCCTTGAGGACAAATTTTGGGGAGAACTTGTAGATGACCTCATCCCCATTGTCAACTTGTCTCTTCAACCTCCAGTTGCCCAAAGGCTGGTCCTGCAAAACATAAGAAAAGTAACATACaagtacagatttttttttttaaacttttaacactAAACCTATTGATCCACACTTACACACCATTTTTGCTGAAATTATTGCAGACCTCAGGAGGCTGCTCTGTGTGGACTTTGTCAGTTTTTTATTCTACCTTACATGATCAGCATTTACTGTTATGGTGGAATAAATCCAACCTTAATAAAGCCCTTCATATTCAGTTTCTATTGTAACTATGTGACACTACTAATCACCAACTGCTGGTCATCTGTGTAGACTAGACTAGAAATGTAACAGTTTTGTATTTCTAGTCTTCGTCCACTCTTACACACCTGCTCAGTATCATTGGTCAGTGTGACTGCGTTTCCATCCATGTCAGTTGGTGATATGGTGACTGCTCCGCTAGCTGTGGCCTCTTCTGACACCAGCAGCtgcccctctcctcttcctacCTCTGGCACATCCTTAGCCTCCGCCTCTATTCTCTTCCTCTTGGAGGAGCGGGAGGAGGAAGATCCTGTTATCCTGGAAACAGTGACTCGTGGAGATGGGCTGGGGGACAGCTTCAGTCTGAAAGCAGCACACCAGTCACCAGTGAGTTAATGACTATCCACCACTACATGATACAGCAGGGTCTGAGTTGTCAAGAGGTTGGCACAAAGGACAGTCACTTCTTGACATTCAAATGAGAAATTGAGAATAGGCACTATTAAAATGATGATactaaaaaaagtaaatgattCTGATTCTCACCGATTCCTCTCAACCCACACCCACCTGGTTTACACATTTCCTATACACGTTCtactggaaaaaaacaagacacaatTACACTGGCTACCCTACCCTAAAAACCAAAACCACAGGGAAGCATAGAAGCCCCacactgttttcattattttctaaaCAACCAGCTTCAATTTTATTTCAGTGAATCAACCCCAAACAGACAGCACATGGATGGACATACAGTTGAGCAACCACCAGCCAGCCTACAAGCACCACCCTTGtttcaaaatattaacaatagcAATGACTGAGACCTGGGGGAAATCCAGAAAATCACAAACACCACTCTGGCACAATCCAACTTAAAATCTTACTAACCCGCCAACATTACAAACGAATGCTGGCATTTTGAATATCAGGAATTGAGGGTGGACACATTAACTGACAACACTAAAGATTCAAATTCtgtcaaatattcaaatatatcagataaaacaaactTTGGTTCTGTTATTGtcataaagcttttaaacattcttttatgtcacattttcattattaagctgaTGTATAACTACAAAGtattactcaaaatataaggtgactaaAAAAGGCAACCATACCTTCAGTTTCGGCAACTAAAAGCTGACTTGTTGTGgaaacttttaaaagttagtgttgaaCCCTGCATAGTATATATATCCTAGGcctgcatgcgtgtgtgtgtgtgtgttgtacctgTGCTCCTCTCCCTCCAGAAGTTTCCTGTATGCATTGATCTCCATATCTAGGGCGAGCTTCACGTCCAACAGCTCCTGGTATTCACTGAGCTGAGCATTCATCCTGTCTCTCAGCTCGCTCATCTCTTGTTCTTTTCCTTCAATGGTACGGCGGTGCTTGTCTCGCTCTGCCGACAGAATTTCCTCCAGCTCTCTGATGCGATCCTCTGAGGCAGCCAcctacaaatacaaacacacacatccaacgAGCAACAGTCAACTagtaatgctaattagcaaaacaATTCATGAAGCCAAATGGCAAAAGTACCTGAAACTGTGTGAGTTGTGGGAGAGGTCTAGATTTGTGTGTACAGGTTGTCATTAAGTAGTACCTGTTTCTGCAGGGCATTCAGCTGATATCCAAGGCTCTCTATTCTCATACGGGACTCCTGCAGCTCCTCCCTGGCTGTGCTTATTGCCTTGTCATTAATCTCTGAGGACACCTTGGCATTATCCAACTAGAGGGAGACAGACTATGTGTGAGAAAGGGTTCTCCGCACATCTTTGAGCAGTATGCAGCTGAATCAAGTGCTTCTCAGCTCGAGGACAGCAAACTTCTAAGAGGTAAAAAACAGGACTGGAGCACACTGGTTAATTTGCAGCCTTCATTACTGCAAATAGACCAAAGTTTCAACACTAATGTGTCTTCATCAGTCAAAAATGAACCAATCAAATTTTTTCCCTTGGAAGTGTTGAAagacaaaaggaaacaaaacatttgtctcTCACCTTGGCCAAGAAGGTTTGCTCCAGTTCTTCCTTATAAAGAGAGACTTGCTCATCATGTTGCCTCCTTAGGTCCTGGTGGGATCACACAAACCTGATTAATGCTAAGTCTCAAATAAAAGCTCCCCTAGGGGCTACCTTAATAGCTCACATGGTAAAGTCAGCAAATTACATTTCCCACAGCACTTAATCCTATGCTGTTGAACCATGTCATAGTCACAACActgttgctgtctgtttctctgcttaACAGATATTACTGAGCTCACACAGGATGTCTGTTAAACTTCTCTCATACTTACATGAAGACAAAACCAACTGAAAACTTTATCTAAAATATTACCTTTCTCCAACAGGTAAGTGTAGCATTGTAGTGTAGTGCAAGTCAATGAGGTTGACATGCTGAGGTAAGCATATTGTCTCAATTCCagtcaccagtgtttgtgtgttactagtagcataTTTTACtactctagctcatcacagttaattttgtttgattctttattatagtgactatctgctatacatttaaaaacgtacactagttctgctcaagcactcttcttcttttaacgactttctcccTAATcacacagtttacacgctattcatttttgctagctaccgttctttagcttagcagctagcaagggcttctctctctcccatcacTAGCCTGCActagcaggagagagcaggagagtgagatcTCTcatgctcggtgtgtcaaatgtttagctattcctctgcctcctttagtgataatggtacatgtaataaatgtagtttatttgtagcattggaggcgaggcttagtgaattggaaacgtggTTCCACACCGTGGgcactcaatcattagctgctgtagttaaccagcccccagtagccggtgagGACCGACCAGCGGTAGCTCCTGGCAAACCAGGACAATTTACTCCAGAGCagccgggaaaccagggaggctgggtgactgtccgaaggaagcatagccctaagcagaagcccacggttcaccaccaacctgttcacgtttcaacaagttctccccattcagtgacacacccgctgagaaaccaactctgaaaTGTGAAGTTAGTGACACCAGTGACCATAATCAAAtatattcctggggccagagcaggcaacattgaatcctatttaaaactgctggctaaggataagcatAAATagagtaagattgttattcacgtcggaaGTAACGACTCCCAATTACGAcaatcagaggtcactaaaTTTAAAGTTGAGTtggtgtacatatgcaaagacaatgtcggacggTAGTGTTcagcaaacaatgtgggctttgtagataattgacggtctttctggggaagacctggtctgattaggagagacagcattcatcccactttggatggagcagctgtcatatctagaaatctggccgagtttattagtggaccaaaaccatgacaacccagagttgagaccaggaggcagagttgcagtcctacacgcttgtctgcgcttccagagcagttacccacccaaaactcattagtgacggtgtctgcctcccgaccACTTAcgttaataaaatcaaaagttaacagaggAGGAGTTacacataaaaacctaaacaaaaacgctgaaatagcataACAAAATagaagaattaaatgtggactcttaaacatctgatctctgtcatctagtgaacgatttaatatcagagtatcacaTTGACTTATTTTGCCTTAGTGAAatctggctgggtcatgaagaatatgttatgTTATGCCTTAACTAATCCACACCACTCaatcatattaatactcacattcctcaaggcaccagctgaggaggtggagttgcagccatcttcgactcaagcctattaatcaaccctaaacctaaactaaattataactcatttgaaagccttgttcttagtctttcacacccaacctggaaaacacgacaaccaattctgtttgttatagtgtaccgcgctcctggtacttattctgaatttttatctgaattctcagtttttaatcaagtttagtccgtaaaacagaaagtaattattgtaggtgactttaatattcatgtagacgatgaaaatgatagccttagtactgcgtttatctcattattagattcgattggcttttgtcagagtgtacataaacccactcactgttttaaccacaccctcaaccttgttctggtatatggcattgaaattgaacatttaatagtctttccacagaatctttctttatcggaccattatttaataacttttgaactgctattactggactacacgccattacgcaaaaactcctactctagatgtctatctgatagtgccgtggctagattcaaggaagtgatctgtagccaggctgacagcgagtcacagctctattgagccatgtattcctatagcccacAGTAGTAAaaacttcatgagtttcttcaataataaaattttaactatgaaaaaattcatcacgtcctgccagacagacattttacccttagttagcacttctttactggatatgatcaatctgtctttattaacaggctatgtaccagtCCTTAAAAGTAGCtctaattaaacctcttcttaaaaagcccactcttgattaaggggtttcagccaactatagacctatatctaaccttccctttctctttaagatccttgagaaagcatttacaaatgacctttcaattgcatcagacaatggacttgtctctgtacttgtcttgttagatgttggtgctgcattcgacaccattaaCCATCACATCATATCACAGACACTGGAATATTCAAttgcattaaaggaaccgcactaagcacaaatatataatatatatacacacacacacacacacagtttctgtTGCCCAGCCATACCCCAAACATGACAACAGCAGAAATGGCAGCTGCTGTAAATTCATCCCCCAACACACCTGTAAAGCTTGTGCCAGTTTGAACTCATAGTCCTGTCTGACTCCTGAGTCCACCTCCACTATTCTCTGCTCCTGTCGACGCCGAGACTCACGCACCTCCTGAACAAAAGGAGAATGATAGGAGTGTAACTGGAAGAAATTCTTAATGCCACAGAAATTTCACTGCTTTGGATGCAGATTTGACTATTAGTGATTGTATTCTATTCTATATACTCTGCatacacaaatgttttatggtaTACATGCTTATGGCAGAGAACACATCAGTGACCTGAAGGATAAATGTTGgttttgaacagaaaacataaaaatatattgaatCAAGAGTTAATTAAAAGcggtatttaatatttttaacttttgacCAGTGTTTTAATTTTGGCATGGACTTTAATGTTAGTTTTAGTTAAATAACTcacaaaaatttaaattcttATTGAAGTCGGATTTTATTCATCACATTGGGGGTGGACAATATGGACACATCTATCATGGTATGTGTAATTTTGTTGGTAAATCTGGGGCAGAGAATGCTCACCCAAACTACACATATGGTTGTGCATAGCTATTTT contains:
- the lmnb2 gene encoding lamin-B2 isoform X2; its protein translation is MATATPSREAGRSAASTPLSPTRISRLQEKQDLQHLNDRLAVYIDRVRALELENDRLMVKVSEKEEVTTREVTGLKALYEAELADARRVLDETAKERARLQIDLGKAQAELEEATRSAKKKDRDLAAAVSRASDLEGQLNKSEAALSTALSQNASLTSELADVKSLLAKAEDSHAIAKRQLEAETLMRVDLENRCQSLSEELEFRKSMFEEEVRESRRRQEQRIVEVDSGVRQDYEFKLAQALQDLRRQHDEQVSLYKEELEQTFLAKLDNAKVSSEINDKAISTAREELQESRMRIESLGYQLNALQKQVAASEDRIRELEEILSAERDKHRRTIEGKEQEMSELRDRMNAQLSEYQELLDVKLALDMEINAYRKLLEGEEHRLKLSPSPSPRVTVSRITGSSSSRSSKRKRIEAEAKDVPEVGRGEGQLLVSEEATASGAVTISPTDMDGNAVTLTNDTEQDQPLGNWRLKRQVDNGDEVIYKFSPKFVLKAQQSVTVWSADAGVAHSPPSDLLWKSQASWGTGNDIVTILINADGEEVARRSVTKTQVEVENGEEEEEVRQTGKVSSRECAIM
- the lmnb2 gene encoding lamin-B2 isoform X1 produces the protein MATATPSREAGRSAASTPLSPTRISRLQEKQDLQHLNDRLAVYIDRVRALELENDRLMVKVSEKEEVTTREVTGLKALYEAELADARRVLDETAKERARLQIDLGKAQAELEEATRSAKKKDRDLAAAVSRASDLEGQLNKSEAALSTALSQNASLTSELADVKSLLAKAEDSHAIAKRQLEAETLMRVDLENRCQSLSEELEFRKSMFEEEVRESRRRQEQRIVEVDSGVRQDYEFKLAQALQDLRRQHDEQVSLYKEELEQTFLAKLDNAKVSSEINDKAISTAREELQESRMRIESLGYQLNALQKQVAASEDRIRELEEILSAERDKHRRTIEGKEQEMSELRDRMNAQLSEYQELLDVKLALDMEINAYRKLLEGEEHRLKLSPSPSPRVTVSRITGSSSSRSSKRKRIEAEAKDVPEVGRGEGQLLVSEEATASGAVTISPTDMDGNAVTLTNDTEQDQPLGNWRLKRQVDNGDEVIYKFSPKFVLKAQQSVTVWSADAGVAHSPPSDLLWKSQASWGTGNDIVTILINADGEEVARRSVTKTQVEVENGEEEEEVRQTVPCVLEYLLHDPRCDDMIFCIIVFQFLVK